The segment GCGTGGATCCTGCTCGAGGAAGCCACCGACGCCTTCGACCCACGCGGCGAGCGCCTGATCCTCGAGATGCTGCGTCACGAACTGCCGAACAGCACGCTGCTGACGATCAGCTTCCACAGCGGACTGGAAGCCCTGCACGACCGCAGGATCGTGCTGAACCGGCTGGCCGAGACACGTTTTCTGTTCAACGGCAGGCGCAACGGCAACGGCGGCTCTCACTGAAAACGCGGCGGCAGCCAGCCGCGCTCCACGCAGTCGCGAAAGCTCCACGCCGGCGTGGTCTCGGTGCGGTAGCTCCAGAAGAACCAGCCACGATAGTGCTCGAAGGCAAGCAACTGTGCGGCCGCATAACCGCGGTATGCCGTGTTCTCCTGGAAGCGGTCCATGCGTTCCAGCGCGTGGTTGTACGGTCCGGGCGCCCACAGCGAGACGACCTTCAGATCGAGCCCGAGGCTCCACTCCCCTGCGATCGCCGGCACACCGAGTTCGTGCTGGATCGCGAGCGCCTCGTCCTTCCACTGCACGCCGGCCTTGTGCAGGTGGCCGTGAATGTCCATGTCGATATCGGCACGGTCGAAACACTGGTAACGGTGCACGTCGAACCATACGTTCTCGAACCCGGTCTCACGGAACAGATCGAGGAATTCGCGGTGCGTGCGGAAACCATCGTGAAACACCACGGCCGCTTCGGCCGGCGCGCAGTGCGCCCGGATCGCGTGGTATGCCCGCCGGTAGTAATCCTCGAGCAGTGCGGTCGGCACGTCCCAGCGTGGTTCGTTCAGCACCTCGATCGCATGCAGGCAGCGCCGCCCGCGGTAACGCGCCGCCAGCCGCGCCAGCACGTCGACCGAATGCGCCAGGTACTCCTCGCGCGTGTGCCATTCACAGACGTCCTTGATGCCGCCGTTGTCGAAACCGTTCTGGCAGCCGGGGGCCGCGTGCAGGTCGAGCATCACGCGCAGCCCGAACTCCTCGGCCCAATCGAGCGCACGGTCGAGCACCTCGATTCCGCCTTCGACGAAGGGATGCGGATTTGCTCCGTACGCGGCGTGCCACGGATACGGTGGCCCGAAGATCCAGTGCCCGAGCGGAATGCGCACGGCGTCGATGCCACACTCGGCCAGCCACGCGAAATCATCGCGCGTGATGAAACTGTCCCAGTGCGCGCGCAGCAACCTGGGCGCGGCAGCGCCAAGCTCCACACACCACGAGGTTTCGTCGGTGGCTTCCAGGCCCGCAAACAGGCTCGGCTTCATCCACTTCTCGAGCACCAGCCAGCCACCCAGATTGACACCGCGCAGACGTCGTCCGCTGATCGCATTGGCCATCACGCTCCCTCCTCTGCCGTACGTCGCAAGTCTATAGATGCTGTCGCAAAAGTCTCCGATCGTCGATGCGAGCAGCGCGGGACGATGCCTTTGCACCGGTGGGACGCCGTAAATGCATCCCTGCAGGCTCGGGTGCCGCATCCCTGCGGCACACGCCCCCCGATGCAAAGGCATCGTCCCGCGCTTCACGGCGTTTTGCGACACCCTCTATACTGCCGCGCCCGAGTCGTATCCGCCCGGACCCGTAGCAATGAGTGATCGAGCACCACCATGGACGAACCGCTGGCGTCGTCGCGGGCTGCTTGTGCTCGCGACGGCGAGCTGGCTCGCGCTGCTCTACGCGCTGCGCTTCGGCTGGGTCGAGATCAGCGCCGAAGCGGACCCCTGCCTGCGCGATCCACAGTCCGCGGCGTGCGGCCTGCGTGCCGGATTCGGCCTGCTGGTGCATCTGCAGATATTCGGCACTGCGGCAATCGTGTTCGCACTCGCCGCCCATCTGCGCCTGGGGCGCTGGCGCTACCCGTGTGCACTGGTTGCACTGTGGCTCGCGCTGCTGGCACTGGTCCTCTACAACGTATCCTGGGGCGCTCCGGCTGCGGTCATTGCGTTGCTGGCGCTTGCTGACCAGGGAGCACTCGGGGAGTGATCGGTGCACCACGCACCGACGGTACTCCACCACGCAGCAGGCCAGCTGCCATCAGCGTCGTGAGCGCGAGCCAGGCAAGCGCCTGCGTGTTGCGCCACGTCTCCTGCCACAACACAAACGGAGCGCAGGCGAGCAACAGCACAGCCAGCGCACGGCAACGCTCGCGCCATACGCCATCGCGCGGTGCGCACAGCCACACCGCCACTGCCGGCGCCACGAACACCGCCAGCGGGAAATGCCGGTAGCGCGCGTCGAAACACAGCCCGAGCATTTCGATTCCCGCCGCTGCCGCTGCAAGACCGATCACCGCGTCGTGCCAGGCAACGCGTGCATGACCCTGCAGGCGCCGGCACGCGACCCAGGTTGCGGTCAACGCCAGCGCGGCAAGCGCAAGAAACCAGGCGCTTTCCGTCGGAGTACGGCTGAACAAACGCATCTGCTGCAGGTGCAGCACGGAGCCGTTGGCTGCAATCAGTGCGAGCAGCGGCGCAGACCACGGGCGGGCGCTGCCGGTGCCGAGCACGAGTCCCAGCCACAACACGGCCGCAATGCCTGCACACACGCGCCACTGCGGCAGATCCGACACCAGGCCACGCAGCACGTGCTTGTCACGCCGCGCGGTATCGAACAGCCCCCAGTAACCGCCGACTGCACCTTCCTGCACGCGCTTCCACGGCTGGTCGAAAGCTTCGATCAGGTTGTAGTGCCAGCCATGCGATTCGGCGTGCTGCACGAAACCACGCACGAAACGCGCCTCGTTCACGCGTCCCGGAACGGCTCCTTCGCGCTGGCGCCCCTGCGAAGGCCACCCGGTCTCGCCGATCAGGACTTCCTTGCCGGCGAACGCCCGTGCCGTCCTTTCGTGCGCCCGGCTCACTGCCTCGATCGCTGCGTCGATGCCGCTGGGATCGTTCTCCCAGTACGGCAGCAGGTGGATCGTCACGAAGTCGACGCCCGTCGCAAGCGACGGGTTCTGCAACCAGAACTCCCAGACGTCACCGTAGCTGACAGGCTGCTGCACGGCAGCGCGCACGCGCGCCAGCATCGCCAGCAACTGCGCGGCGGTACGCTCGCGCCTCAGCAACACCTCGTTGCCGACCAGCACCGCACGCACCACGTCCGGATGGCGGTTCGCCAGCGCGATCACGCCGCTCAACTCGCGCTCCGTCTCGGCATCGTCACGCCCTACCCACGCGCCCGCGATCACCGTCATGCCGTGGGCACGCGCCACTTCAGGCACCAGTTCCAGACCACGCACCGAATAGATGCGCACGCACCCGACCTGTGCGGAAAGCAACGTCAGATCGCGGTCGAGCCGATCGCGATCGGCATGGAAGCTGGCGGGGTTCTCGGCGCCGATGAACGGCGTATAGGAAACACACTGCAGGCGTTGGCCCGGCGCAAGCTCCCCGGGCACGAACTGTTCGTGCCCGAGCAGCCACCAGAACACCGCACCGAGCGCGAGGCCGACCAGCAGCGCAATGCAGCGCCGCATCTCAGGACACCGGTGGCGCCAGCGTCAGCGGGCGTTCGCGCGGCGGCAACACCGCGAGGAAGGACATCACGACGGCAGCGAGATAGCTCAGCGACTGCAGGATCAGCATCGCGACCCAGGCGTAGGCATCCGTGGTATCCATCACGTGCACGAGCAACAGGCCCGCCAGCGCACCCCAGAGCAGAACCAGGATGTAGAGCTCCTCGCGTGCTTCGTCCAGAGCCTGCAGCAGACCGCCGTGACCGCGCAGTTTCGGCGTGCGGAAGAACGGAATCGTGTTCGTCACCAGGCCATACACCACTGCCTTGCCGATCGTATGCGACAGCGCGAGTCCGGCCACCGCTGCACCGACGGAAGTGCCCAGCGACACGTGCAGGTGGCGCAGGTACACGTAGAGGATCTTCGCCACCTTGCCGAAGAACAGCAGCAACGGCGGCAACGCGAAGATGATGTCGGGCGGCAACGCCTGGCGCGGCACCAACAGCATGGCAGCCGTCCATACCAGCGCACCCGTGGTGAAGAACAGGTTGAGCCCATCGGCGCACCACGGCAGCCAGCCGGCGATGAAGTGGTAGCGCTGACCACGCGACAGCTCCGTGTCACGTCCCAGAAACAGCATGCCGGCATGATGCTTCATGATCTGCATCGCCCCGTAGGCCCAACGGAAACGCTGCTTCTTGTAGTCGACGAAACGGTCCGGCATCAGGCCACGGCCGTGCGATTCGAGCACGTAGGCCGCCGAGTGGCCGGCTGCGAACACGCGCAGGCCGAGTTCCGCGTCTTCCGTGATCGTCCACTCGCCCCAGCGCAACTCGTCGAGCACGCTGCGACGGATCATCGTCATCGTGCCGTGCTGGATGATCGCATCACGATCGTTGCGGGTGACCATGCCGATATGGAAGAAGCCCTTGTACTCCGCGTAGCAGAGCCTCTTGAACAGCGATTCGTCGCCGTCCAGGTAATCCTGCGGCGCCTGCACGATCGCGATCTGCGGGTTTGCGAAATGTGGCGTCAGGTACTCCAGCCAGGTCGGCTCGACCAGATAGTCGGCGTCGATCACCGCGATGATCTCCGCATCGGCAGCAGTGCGATCGAGCGCGTAGTTCAGCGCACCGGCCTTGAACCCGGCGAGCGGTCGCACGTGGAAGAAGCGGAACCGCGACCCGAGGCGCTGACAATGTTCCTCGACCGGGCGCCACACCGCCTCGTCGGCCGTGTTGTTGTCGATCACCAGCACTTCGTAGTTCGAGTACTCGAGCCGCGCCAGCGCATCGAGCGTGCGCACCATCATCTCGGGCGGCTCGTTGTAGCACGGCACGTGAACCGAAACCTTCGGCTGCCGCACGCCGGCATCATGCACCGAGCGGAACGAGCGACGGCGCGCCGCCCACACGGTCTCGGCGAGTTCGTGCGCCTCGGTGAACAGCACCGTGAACACGCCGATCGCCGACAGCACGAGCAACGCACCAAGGCTGTACTCGAGCCAGCCCAGATACTGGCGTGAATAGTCGTAGGCCACGAACACGAGGAATGAAGCCACCGCGAAAGCGATCAGCGCGAGGAATGCACGCCCGCGCTGCTTCAGGCCGGAGCCATCGATCAGCAGCAGACCGAACGCCAGCACCGCCATCACGATCGAAACCGCGGCCAGGGTGCGCCATTCCGGAATCGCGACCACCGGGCCGCTGAACGGAAACTTCTGATTGCGATCGACGTCGTAGACGCCCCAGTAGGCGCCGACGTCGCCTTCGTCACCGGTCTTCCATGGCTGATCAAAGGCCTCGATCACGAAGTAGTCATAGCCGGCGCTGTTCAGCTTGTTCAGCAGCGTGCGCAGGTAGATCGCCTGCTCCGCGTACGAGGCTTCGGCCTGTCCCTGGGCACGCCCATGCGAGGGCCAACCGACCTCGGCGAGCACCAATCGTTTCTTCGGGAAGCGTTTGCGCATGTCCTTGGCGCGCGTCAACGTGGCGGCGACCGCCTCGGCGGGCGGCACCTTTTCCCAGTACACCAGCACGTGGGCCGCGATCACGCGCACATGGCTGGCGAGTTCCGGGTACTTCAACCAGATATGCCACGGCTCTGCCGTCGTCACGGTAGCCTTGACACCTTCACGCACCCGTTCGACATAGGCGATCAACTGCTCCGGCGTGACGTCGCCACGATACACCGCCTCGTTGCCGACGATCACCAGGTCGATATTGCGTTCGCGATTGGCGATCTCGATCGCCCGGTTCACCTCGTACTCGTTTGCCTCGAGGTCACGGCTGATCCAGACCCCGAGTGTGATGTTCATGCCGTATTCCTGCGCGATCGCGGGAATCTCGCCCAGCGAATCGCGCACCGAATAGGTACGCAGGCGGTTGGTCTGCCCGGACAGCAGTTCCACGTCGGCGCGGATCTGCTCGGGCTCCGGATAGATTCCCCGGGTCGGATCCTGTCCGTACCGGAACGGCGAGAACGAGTACCCCGACACATGCTCCGGCCAGTCCGGCACCGGAACCGGGCGGTTGAAATACGCCCATCCCCCGGCAAATGCCGCAGCGATGCAAAGCAGGACGGCGAAGTTGGCAATCAGGTTGCGCCGCAGCATGTCAGGCACCCGCTATGGTGGTTCTTCAGTCGACGAATGCTGCGTACAGTGCGCGCACCGCACGCGGATAATCTTCCGGCGCCACGCCGACGATGATGTTGAGCTCCGATGATCCCTGATTGATCAGACGAACGTTCACCTTCGCTTCAGACAGTGCGGTGAAAACCCTGGCCGCGATGCCCACCGTGTGCGCCATGCCTTCACCGACGATCGCGATCAGCGCGATCTGTGCCACGAAATCGATATCGTCGGGTTCGAGCGTGCGGCGGATCTCGTCGATGATCTGCTCGACACGCCCGTCGAGCTGTGCAGCTTCCATGACCACGCTGACGGTGTCGATGCTCGACGGGCAGTGCTCGAACGCGATGCCGTTGCGCTCCAGCACCCCGAGCAGGCGATAGACGAAACCGACCTCGCGATTCATCAGGTGCTTGCCGATCGTGATCATCGCGAAGCTGCTCTTCCCGGCCACACCCGCGATCTGCGTGCTCTTTTCGACTTCCGGCGAGAGGCGTGCGACGATCCGCGTACCGGGATGGGCAGGATCGTTGGTATTGCGGATATTGACCGGGATCGCAACCTCGCGCACCGGCGCCATCGCCTCGTCG is part of the Pseudomonadales bacterium genome and harbors:
- a CDS encoding glycoside hydrolase family 5 protein, whose product is MANAISGRRLRGVNLGGWLVLEKWMKPSLFAGLEATDETSWCVELGAAAPRLLRAHWDSFITRDDFAWLAECGIDAVRIPLGHWIFGPPYPWHAAYGANPHPFVEGGIEVLDRALDWAEEFGLRVMLDLHAAPGCQNGFDNGGIKDVCEWHTREEYLAHSVDVLARLAARYRGRRCLHAIEVLNEPRWDVPTALLEDYYRRAYHAIRAHCAPAEAAVVFHDGFRTHREFLDLFRETGFENVWFDVHRYQCFDRADIDMDIHGHLHKAGVQWKDEALAIQHELGVPAIAGEWSLGLDLKVVSLWAPGPYNHALERMDRFQENTAYRGYAAAQLLAFEHYRGWFFWSYRTETTPAWSFRDCVERGWLPPRFQ
- a CDS encoding glycosyltransferase is translated as MLRRNLIANFAVLLCIAAAFAGGWAYFNRPVPVPDWPEHVSGYSFSPFRYGQDPTRGIYPEPEQIRADVELLSGQTNRLRTYSVRDSLGEIPAIAQEYGMNITLGVWISRDLEANEYEVNRAIEIANRERNIDLVIVGNEAVYRGDVTPEQLIAYVERVREGVKATVTTAEPWHIWLKYPELASHVRVIAAHVLVYWEKVPPAEAVAATLTRAKDMRKRFPKKRLVLAEVGWPSHGRAQGQAEASYAEQAIYLRTLLNKLNSAGYDYFVIEAFDQPWKTGDEGDVGAYWGVYDVDRNQKFPFSGPVVAIPEWRTLAAVSIVMAVLAFGLLLIDGSGLKQRGRAFLALIAFAVASFLVFVAYDYSRQYLGWLEYSLGALLVLSAIGVFTVLFTEAHELAETVWAARRRSFRSVHDAGVRQPKVSVHVPCYNEPPEMMVRTLDALARLEYSNYEVLVIDNNTADEAVWRPVEEHCQRLGSRFRFFHVRPLAGFKAGALNYALDRTAADAEIIAVIDADYLVEPTWLEYLTPHFANPQIAIVQAPQDYLDGDESLFKRLCYAEYKGFFHIGMVTRNDRDAIIQHGTMTMIRRSVLDELRWGEWTITEDAELGLRVFAAGHSAAYVLESHGRGLMPDRFVDYKKQRFRWAYGAMQIMKHHAGMLFLGRDTELSRGQRYHFIAGWLPWCADGLNLFFTTGALVWTAAMLLVPRQALPPDIIFALPPLLLFFGKVAKILYVYLRHLHVSLGTSVGAAVAGLALSHTIGKAVVYGLVTNTIPFFRTPKLRGHGGLLQALDEAREELYILVLLWGALAGLLLVHVMDTTDAYAWVAMLILQSLSYLAAVVMSFLAVLPPRERPLTLAPPVS
- a CDS encoding beta (1-6) glucans synthase → MRRCIALLVGLALGAVFWWLLGHEQFVPGELAPGQRLQCVSYTPFIGAENPASFHADRDRLDRDLTLLSAQVGCVRIYSVRGLELVPEVARAHGMTVIAGAWVGRDDAETERELSGVIALANRHPDVVRAVLVGNEVLLRRERTAAQLLAMLARVRAAVQQPVSYGDVWEFWLQNPSLATGVDFVTIHLLPYWENDPSGIDAAIEAVSRAHERTARAFAGKEVLIGETGWPSQGRQREGAVPGRVNEARFVRGFVQHAESHGWHYNLIEAFDQPWKRVQEGAVGGYWGLFDTARRDKHVLRGLVSDLPQWRVCAGIAAVLWLGLVLGTGSARPWSAPLLALIAANGSVLHLQQMRLFSRTPTESAWFLALAALALTATWVACRRLQGHARVAWHDAVIGLAAAAAGIEMLGLCFDARYRHFPLAVFVAPAVAVWLCAPRDGVWRERCRALAVLLLACAPFVLWQETWRNTQALAWLALTTLMAAGLLRGGVPSVRGAPITPRVLPGQQAPATQ